The Cydia splendana chromosome Z, ilCydSple1.2, whole genome shotgun sequence genome window below encodes:
- the LOC134804461 gene encoding leucine-rich repeat-containing protein 74B-like, whose product MSNDSSGEEEEPETEIIFEARRDSSSEEPPMSEWSSLTTKSEENLKKKQYEQGLYDPGSGEICAAYVAQSDSTVLRHPYYNYPSISDPGIISALFGPLPIKNYPSDGQEYYLAICKTTNQCPVRIFHRNLINTHINLSYYGVNPNGVRSMAMALENNTFVTHFDLTDNWLNDDACFHLGQMLGNNSTLTSLNLCGCRIGLSGMSRICEGLKNNRALRVLNVSYCQIGDQGLEQLAHAIMLLSNVCELDLSHNAISGKGCLHLAEALETQNKLKSVNLSHNNLYSFQSGICSILEHLGNNPEFEYLNLSWNSLSGEKIATSISTVFKSKLLRHVDLNNNRLCDTPIITKLIAGFAKPKKMKCFDLSYNPLTLTDAQLVIQKFQRSTIQVLNLKGVKVNQQFVDVLKTIQAKRKDVVVSHGYVQGGFKSTGPDARELVLNRIEYLGKKHKKHQVDIAVVILQLVKENVTFLVPKDFRDKLKQLGVDLDEDLVNAVQKLWPGEPMNKGAKTIALKPLADHIKRKWPDRKAPPTPPPEPEPESVAKKGNKKRK is encoded by the coding sequence ATGTCTAACGACAGTTCAGGTGAGGAAGAAGAACCTGAAACCGAGATTATCTTCGAAGCTCGGAGAGACTCGAGCTCCGAAGAACCTCCGATGTCCGAGTGGTCTTCGCTTACCACGAAAAGTGAAGAGAACTTGAAGAAGAAACAGTATGAGCAAGGATTGTATGATCCTGGTAGCGGCGAGATATGTGCCGCCTACGTCGCACAGTCCGACAGCACAGTTCTCCGTCACCCCTACTACAACTACCCAAGTATATCCGACCCCGGTATAATTAGTGCACTATTCGGACCCCTGCCAATAAAAAATTACCCTAGCGATGGCCAAGAATACTACTTAGCTATTTGCAAGACCACAAACCAATGTCCTGTGAGAATATTTCACAGAAATTTGATAAATACACATATTAATTTGAGTTACTACGGGGTCAATCCCAACGGAGTCCGATCCATGGCCATGGCCTTGGAAAATAATACTTTTGTCACACATTTTGACCTAACTGACAACTGGCTAAACGATGATGCATGCTTTCATCTGGGCCAGATGCTGGGAAATAATTCTACGCTTACCAGCTTGAATTTATGCGGGTGCCGCATTGGACTTAGCGGGATGAGCAGAATATGCGAAGGTCTTAAAAATAATAGGGCACTAAGAGTGCTGAACGTCAGTTACTGCCAAATCGGCGACCAAGGACTCGAGCAACTCGCTCACGCCATAATGCTTCTTTCGAATGTATGTGAACTAGATTTGTCACATAATGCGATTTCCGGAAAAGGTTGTCTACATTTGGCCGAAGCACTAGAGACGCAAAACAAACTTAAGTCAGTAAATTTATCTCACAACAATCTGTATTCGTTCCAGTCCGGCATCTGTAGCATACTTGAGCATCTAGGAAACAATCCGGAATTTGAGTACTTAAATTTATCCTGGAACTCACTCAGTGGAGAAAAAATAGCAACTAGTATTAGTACCGTATTTAAATCCAAACTCTTACGCCACGTAGACCTTAATAACAACAGGTTATGCGACACGCCGATTATAACAAAGTTAATAGCCGGGTTTGCTAAGCCGAAGAAGATGAAGTGTTTCGATTTGTCATATAATCCACTTACCCTAACGGATGCTCAGCTAGTTATCCAGAAGTTCCAACGGAGCACAATACAAGTCCTTAATTTAAAGGGTGTTAAAGTCAACCAACAGTTTGTAGATGTATTAAAAACCATTCAAGCAAAAAGGAAAGATGTCGTTGTTTCGCACGGGTACGTGCAAGGTGGCTTTAAGTCCACTGGGCCGGATGCGAGAGAGCTCGTATTGAATAGAATTGAATATTTAGGGAAAAAACATAAGAAACATCAGGTGGATATAGCTGTCGTGATTCTACAGTTAGTAAAAGAAAATGTCACGTTTCTCGTACCAAAAGATTTTAGGGACAAATTGAAGCAATTAGGAGTGGATTTGGACGAGGATCTCGTGAACGCAGTTCAGAAACTTTGGCCGGGGGAGCCGATGAACAAAGGTGCCAAGACGATAGCCTTAAAGCCACTAGCGGATCATATTAAAAGAAAGTGGCCGGACAGAAAGGCACCGCCTACACCGCCACCCGAGCCTGAACCAGAGTCAGTCGCAaagaaaggaaataaaaaaagaaaatga